A genomic region of Dyella humicola contains the following coding sequences:
- a CDS encoding chemotaxis protein CheA yields the protein MSPELDTELRDTFLVEAGELMQRLGEQLIGLEAAPRDAELLNAVFRAFHTVKGGAGFLAVEPMVQLCHHAEDLLNIARTGQLLLDAERMDALLEALDLLNDMLAALAGGSAMAMPPPGLLKRLMPAQAARSPAARRPVAAPMAAPAGDGSIDDSEFEALLDSLYGSGGAPGLDEAAVPTTHDGISDDEFEALLDNLHGKGGAPSAASVTATAPPSTMASGAISDDEFEALLDNLHGKGSAPGAISASTTPVAVPAATPSAAPAARSPAPAAETTVRVDTARLDALVHRAGELVLVRNRLLSLAARNGDETLALAASELDRVADALQNAVLGMRMQPVGRLFQRFPRIVRDLARQLGKEVELIQEGESTDLDRSLVESLADPLVHLIRNALDHGLEMPEERERAGKPRKGHVTLSASQRGERIVISVADDGRGMNPEILRRKAVEKGVIDEAQAARLTENECYELIFRPGFSTAATVSDISGRGVGMDVVKTRVAELGGTLQVRSQLGRGSTLELAVPLTLAIQRVLMVRVGGRLLALPLSNIEEVFELSPGQDQRLDGRVVAAHRGRALALADLAGWVGVEGAPGRHVVVLHIGHLRLGCLVHEVLGREDVMVKPLGPLFADVPAVAGATVTGDGRLALVMDLAGLAGGDGQLLPSLQVTA from the coding sequence ATGAGTCCCGAGCTGGACACCGAGCTGCGCGACACGTTCCTGGTGGAAGCCGGGGAGTTGATGCAGCGCCTGGGCGAACAGCTGATCGGGCTGGAAGCCGCGCCGCGCGATGCCGAGCTGTTGAATGCGGTGTTCCGCGCGTTCCACACGGTGAAGGGCGGCGCCGGTTTCCTCGCCGTCGAGCCGATGGTGCAGCTGTGCCACCACGCCGAGGACTTGCTCAACATCGCGCGCACCGGTCAGCTGCTGCTCGATGCCGAGCGCATGGACGCATTGCTGGAAGCGCTCGATCTGCTGAACGACATGCTGGCAGCCTTGGCGGGCGGTAGCGCGATGGCGATGCCGCCGCCGGGCCTGCTGAAGCGTCTGATGCCGGCCCAGGCCGCCAGGTCGCCTGCAGCTCGCAGGCCGGTGGCCGCGCCGATGGCGGCTCCGGCTGGCGATGGCAGCATCGACGATTCGGAATTCGAAGCCTTGCTGGACAGCCTGTACGGCTCGGGCGGCGCGCCCGGCCTCGACGAGGCGGCGGTGCCGACCACCCATGACGGCATCAGTGACGATGAATTCGAAGCCTTGCTGGACAATCTCCACGGCAAGGGCGGTGCGCCAAGCGCGGCGTCCGTGACCGCTACGGCGCCTCCAAGCACGATGGCCTCGGGCGCGATCTCGGACGACGAGTTCGAAGCGCTGCTGGACAACCTGCATGGCAAGGGCTCCGCACCCGGAGCCATCTCCGCAAGCACCACACCGGTCGCCGTCCCTGCTGCAACGCCGAGCGCGGCCCCCGCTGCGCGCAGCCCCGCACCGGCTGCCGAAACGACGGTGCGCGTGGATACCGCGCGCCTCGATGCACTCGTGCACCGCGCGGGCGAACTGGTGCTGGTGCGCAACCGCTTGCTCAGTCTCGCTGCACGCAACGGCGATGAAACGCTCGCACTGGCGGCCAGCGAACTCGATCGCGTTGCCGATGCCTTGCAGAATGCCGTGCTCGGCATGCGCATGCAGCCTGTGGGGCGCCTGTTCCAGCGCTTCCCGCGCATCGTGCGCGATCTCGCGCGCCAGCTCGGCAAGGAAGTCGAACTGATACAGGAAGGCGAGAGCACCGATCTCGATCGCAGCCTGGTCGAATCGCTCGCCGATCCGCTGGTCCACCTTATCCGTAACGCACTCGACCATGGGCTTGAGATGCCCGAGGAGCGCGAGCGCGCAGGCAAGCCACGCAAGGGACACGTCACGCTTTCAGCGAGCCAGCGCGGTGAACGTATCGTCATCTCCGTGGCCGACGACGGCCGCGGCATGAATCCCGAGATCCTGCGCCGCAAAGCAGTGGAGAAAGGCGTCATCGACGAGGCCCAGGCGGCGCGCCTCACTGAAAACGAATGCTACGAATTGATTTTTCGCCCCGGCTTCAGCACCGCGGCCACCGTGTCCGACATTTCCGGCCGCGGCGTCGGCATGGACGTGGTGAAGACGCGCGTGGCCGAACTGGGTGGCACGCTGCAGGTGCGCTCGCAACTGGGTCGCGGTAGCACACTGGAACTGGCCGTGCCGCTGACCTTGGCGATCCAGCGCGTGCTGATGGTGCGCGTCGGTGGACGTCTCCTCGCGTTGCCGCTGAGCAATATCGAAGAAGTATTCGAGCTGTCGCCGGGACAGGACCAGCGACTCGACGGCCGCGTCGTCGCCGCGCATCGCGGTCGCGCACTCGCGCTGGCCGACCTGGCCGGCTGGGTCGGCGTTGAAGGTGCCCCCGGCCGACATGTGGTGGTACTGCATATTGGCCACCTGCGTCTTGGCTGCCTGGTGCACGAAGTGCTTGGGCGTGAAGACGTCATGGTGAAGCCGCTCGGCCCCCTGTTTGCGGACGTACCCGCCGTGGCCGGCGCCACGGTGACGGGCGACGGCCGTCTTGCCCTGGTCATGGATCTCGCCGGCCTCGCCGGCGGCGATGGCCAACTCCTTCCCTCCCTGCAAGTGACCGCCTGA
- a CDS encoding chemotaxis protein CheW encodes MTVVAMNAIHASQRALSFRLGEQLYATPLAQVSEVIRDGELTPVPGAASDLLGIRHLRGRIVPVLDGRRRLGLAEAEPENEADSRLVMLAYGSHLVGVRVDAVGDMVPLDATQIAPPPPGRAEREDDPVHGVLPWQGGFVALLDVRRFCRLPLESEAT; translated from the coding sequence TTGACCGTCGTTGCTATGAACGCCATTCACGCCAGCCAGCGCGCACTTTCGTTCCGTCTTGGCGAGCAGCTGTACGCCACGCCATTGGCGCAGGTGAGCGAAGTGATCCGCGATGGCGAGCTGACGCCCGTGCCAGGGGCGGCATCCGATCTGCTCGGCATCCGCCATCTGCGCGGACGCATTGTGCCCGTGCTCGACGGCCGCCGTCGTCTTGGTCTGGCTGAGGCGGAGCCGGAGAATGAGGCCGACTCGAGGCTGGTGATGCTGGCTTATGGCAGTCATCTGGTAGGTGTGCGCGTGGACGCCGTGGGCGATATGGTGCCACTCGACGCTACGCAGATTGCACCGCCACCGCCGGGTCGCGCGGAGCGCGAGGATGATCCGGTTCATGGCGTGCTGCCGTGGCAGGGCGGTTTTGTCGCGCTGCTGGATGTGCGGAGGTTCTGTCGATTGCCGCTGGAAAGTGAGGCGACATAA
- the motD gene encoding flagellar motor protein MotD, which yields MSRKKHHEDHVNHEAWAIPYADLMTLLLAFFVVMYAVSVVNEGKYRVMSESIIEAFNGSSHVIAAMPQTRAQPHNVDPAVAAPPGQPGAATTPLAVPIPQRPVPIRAADLRAAQQRVSEQNLEHIRDQVQRALQPLIDKQMVVVRRTTTWLEIEIRTDILFPSGVAKLSTPADGVLNEIAGILQPFTNPVRIEGYTDDQPINTSVFPSNWELSAARAASVARLFSEHGVDPTRLGIVGWSEYRPSAANATEDGRNHNRRVLVVVLSDQDAPKRLYNDVQHMGQLAGGEVPTTASSVAPAATPIAVTGMQEHAPVSKIQGLPAGDLPVNKVMLAGPARAVRHAEEASPSTSTPANGTIIVTAQRAAMPDRGP from the coding sequence GTGAGTCGCAAGAAGCACCACGAGGATCACGTCAATCACGAAGCATGGGCGATTCCCTATGCGGACCTGATGACGTTGCTGCTCGCGTTCTTCGTGGTGATGTACGCCGTGTCGGTGGTGAACGAAGGCAAGTACCGCGTGATGTCCGAGTCGATCATCGAGGCGTTCAACGGCTCCAGTCATGTCATCGCCGCGATGCCGCAGACCCGCGCTCAACCGCACAATGTCGACCCCGCCGTAGCGGCGCCCCCAGGCCAGCCGGGTGCGGCTACCACGCCACTCGCCGTGCCCATTCCACAGCGACCGGTGCCGATACGTGCGGCGGATCTACGCGCTGCCCAGCAGCGCGTTTCGGAGCAAAATCTCGAACACATCCGCGATCAGGTGCAGCGCGCGCTGCAGCCGCTGATCGACAAACAGATGGTCGTGGTTCGGCGCACCACCACTTGGCTGGAAATCGAAATTCGTACCGACATCCTGTTTCCCAGCGGCGTCGCCAAGTTGTCGACACCGGCCGACGGCGTGCTCAACGAGATCGCCGGCATCCTGCAGCCGTTTACCAATCCCGTGCGCATCGAGGGCTATACGGACGACCAACCGATCAACACGTCGGTGTTCCCGTCCAACTGGGAACTGTCGGCCGCGCGTGCGGCGAGTGTGGCGCGGCTGTTCTCTGAGCACGGCGTCGATCCGACGCGGCTCGGCATCGTCGGCTGGAGTGAATATCGCCCAAGCGCGGCGAACGCCACCGAAGATGGCCGCAATCACAATCGCCGCGTACTGGTCGTCGTGCTGAGCGATCAGGATGCACCAAAGCGTCTCTACAACGATGTCCAACACATGGGGCAGTTGGCCGGTGGCGAAGTGCCGACTACGGCTAGCTCGGTGGCGCCCGCTGCGACTCCCATCGCTGTCACCGGCATGCAGGAGCATGCGCCGGTATCGAAAATTCAGGGCCTGCCCGCTGGTGATCTCCCGGTGAACAAGGTGATGCTGGCGGGGCCTGCCCGAGCCGTGCGCCATGCCGAAGAGGCATCCCCTTCGACGTCCACACCAGCAAACGGCACGATCATCGTCACGGCACAGCGCGCCGCCATGCCGGACCGCGGTCCCTAA
- a CDS encoding EscU/YscU/HrcU family type III secretion system export apparatus switch protein, which translates to MSTSLPPAKRRVSLRLSGGPADAPSPPVLPPESLETLLARARALGIPLHHDPQMAALLASLRLRQDVPAILYAAAASVLACVYDATEHQE; encoded by the coding sequence ATGAGCACATCACTGCCTCCCGCCAAACGACGGGTGAGTCTGCGCCTCTCGGGCGGACCTGCGGACGCACCGTCTCCGCCCGTGTTGCCACCAGAATCGCTGGAGACCTTGCTTGCACGCGCGCGTGCCCTGGGCATTCCGTTGCACCACGATCCACAGATGGCCGCCCTGCTCGCCTCCTTGCGCTTACGGCAGGACGTGCCGGCGATTCTCTATGCGGCGGCGGCATCGGTGCTGGCTTGCGTGTATGACGCGACGGAGCATCAGGAATAG
- a CDS encoding flagellar motor protein has protein sequence MDLVSLIGTILAFVVIIVGTILKGSTVGALWNPAAFVIVFMGTIACLLVQNQGKALKQSMKMFSMVYKPPKHQPADLISRIVGWSEISRRQGLLGLEPQIESEDDTFVRKGLQLLVDGSEPDAIRGVLEVEVDAREHADLAAAKVYENAGIYSPTMGIIGAVMGLMAVMQNLADPSKLGHGIAAAFVATIYGVALANMLMLPIASRLKGLVHKQTQMREILIEGLVSIAEGANPRQIEAKLQGYLP, from the coding sequence ATGGACCTGGTAAGTCTCATTGGTACGATCCTGGCCTTCGTGGTCATCATCGTCGGCACCATCCTCAAGGGCTCCACCGTCGGTGCGCTGTGGAACCCGGCGGCTTTTGTGATCGTCTTCATGGGCACCATCGCCTGCTTGCTGGTGCAGAACCAGGGCAAGGCGCTGAAGCAGTCGATGAAGATGTTCTCGATGGTCTACAAGCCGCCGAAACATCAGCCGGCCGATCTCATCAGCCGCATCGTGGGCTGGAGCGAGATCTCTCGTCGCCAGGGCCTGCTCGGCCTGGAACCGCAGATCGAATCGGAGGACGACACCTTCGTGCGCAAGGGCCTGCAACTACTGGTCGACGGCAGTGAGCCGGATGCGATACGCGGCGTGCTGGAAGTGGAAGTGGACGCCCGCGAGCACGCAGACCTGGCAGCCGCCAAGGTCTATGAGAACGCCGGCATTTATTCGCCGACCATGGGCATCATCGGCGCGGTGATGGGCTTGATGGCGGTGATGCAGAACCTGGCTGACCCAAGCAAGCTCGGCCACGGCATTGCCGCCGCCTTCGTGGCCACCATCTACGGCGTGGCGCTGGCCAACATGTTGATGTTGCCGATCGCCTCACGCCTGAAGGGGCTGGTGCACAAGCAGACGCAGATGCGCGAGATCCTGATCGAGGGCCTGGTGTCCATTGCCGAAGGCGCCAACCCGCGCCAGATCGAGGCGAAGCTGCAGGGCTACTTGCCGTGA
- a CDS encoding STAS domain-containing protein, with the protein MPATADKHSEDATGRSESKSMGKATAQRKGESGARVVALPTDFRLAELAAVKAELLEALDAPMVHIDGAGVERVDTAALQLLVVFRRESATRGQSSTWHGVSAVMRDAAGLLGLAQVLELPAPMPA; encoded by the coding sequence ATGCCCGCCACGGCCGATAAGCACTCCGAGGACGCCACGGGGCGCAGCGAGAGCAAGTCAATGGGCAAGGCGACAGCACAACGCAAAGGCGAGAGTGGTGCGCGCGTGGTGGCGCTGCCGACAGACTTTCGCCTGGCCGAGCTTGCCGCCGTCAAGGCTGAGCTGCTCGAAGCGCTCGACGCGCCGATGGTGCACATCGATGGCGCTGGCGTGGAACGCGTGGACACCGCCGCACTGCAGCTGCTGGTGGTATTTCGGCGCGAATCGGCGACGCGCGGCCAGTCGTCGACGTGGCACGGCGTCAGCGCGGTCATGCGCGATGCGGCCGGTCTGCTCGGCTTGGCACAAGTACTGGAATTGCCGGCACCCATGCCGGCCTGA
- a CDS encoding flagellar hook-length control protein FliK — translation MVIQPTSLAALAWAGAASGSAAESWRIGTVLAARPLGINPDGLMVLQIGAMAVEAEAPRSQLPSQFQVRVLTLGAQPLLEIIAPHTPEPAIQVALRERLPQQNGYAPLLATLDALAQRPALRQLPAYIRPALALLEHGVRTPAEITRGEGLSEAIKRSGLFLESELAQAHLDMAGLSQEDWKGALLRLASLLDDYLPARRPQTSDSETPPPLQQRGLQAQPRVMLPPELLDDDVDALLGRLHGEVHAALARVEVAQLEATTVPAWMIEIPLQGEAGRDILQIQMQYTTEADGSTSWVLGFALDLPALGPVQGELQLRDLRLAVRLWAERIDTVQRLEHQFGPLRQRLSACGLILDQLSCQQGLPHSSGPHSAILLKAMA, via the coding sequence TTGGTCATACAACCCACCAGCTTGGCCGCCCTGGCCTGGGCCGGCGCTGCCTCGGGCAGTGCCGCGGAGAGCTGGCGCATCGGTACCGTGCTCGCCGCACGGCCGCTGGGGATCAATCCGGATGGCTTGATGGTGCTGCAGATCGGCGCGATGGCGGTGGAAGCCGAAGCACCACGCAGCCAGCTGCCCTCGCAATTTCAGGTGCGCGTGCTCACCCTCGGCGCCCAGCCGCTGCTCGAAATCATTGCGCCGCATACGCCTGAACCGGCCATCCAGGTCGCCCTGCGCGAGCGCCTGCCGCAGCAGAATGGCTATGCGCCCTTGCTCGCCACGCTCGATGCCTTGGCGCAGCGTCCCGCACTTCGCCAGCTACCGGCCTATATCCGTCCCGCACTCGCCCTGCTGGAACACGGTGTGCGCACGCCGGCAGAGATCACCCGCGGCGAAGGACTTAGCGAAGCGATCAAGCGCAGTGGCCTGTTCCTTGAATCGGAATTGGCGCAGGCACACTTGGACATGGCCGGCTTGAGCCAGGAGGACTGGAAGGGAGCGCTGCTGCGCCTGGCCAGTCTGCTCGACGACTACCTGCCCGCACGCCGCCCACAAACGAGCGACAGCGAAACACCACCTCCCTTGCAGCAACGCGGATTGCAGGCGCAGCCACGCGTCATGCTGCCGCCGGAACTGCTCGACGACGACGTCGACGCCCTGCTCGGCCGCCTGCACGGCGAAGTGCACGCGGCACTCGCCCGCGTGGAAGTGGCGCAGCTGGAAGCCACTACCGTCCCCGCATGGATGATCGAGATTCCGCTGCAAGGCGAGGCTGGCCGCGACATTCTGCAGATCCAGATGCAGTACACCACCGAGGCTGATGGCAGTACCTCCTGGGTGCTCGGCTTCGCCCTGGACCTGCCCGCGCTCGGCCCCGTGCAAGGTGAGCTGCAGCTACGCGACCTGCGCCTGGCCGTACGCTTGTGGGCAGAGCGCATCGACACCGTACAGCGCCTGGAACATCAATTCGGCCCACTGCGCCAGCGGCTTTCCGCCTGTGGCCTGATCCTCGATCAATTGAGCTGCCAACAAGGCCTGCCTCATTCGAGCGGACCGCACAGCGCGATTCTGCTGAAGGCCATGGCATGA